A part of Streptomyces sp. DSM 40750 genomic DNA contains:
- a CDS encoding esterase-like activity of phytase family protein — protein MPSNTHRHRARRRRAVLGSLTTAALLGGLALTNGLVADAAPEAEGVKRTQNGITLLDTLTVPAGTTEFGMPFGGLSGIDYDPQTHTYAALSDDRSENGKARFYSLQLPLKGEEFAEDKPTLDTLTVLDDTTGEPFAAKAVDPEAIRWNPDGKGLLWTSEGASASGQPAFVRETSASGAYIRELPLPKAYAPVRSESGTLTAGVRNNQALEGLTLTPDGRKVVTITENALVQDGPAAGLTAKSPSRLLVTDRRTGEAEAEHVYEVDPISAAPTAPLPAPVGTYAADRGVSEILAINKTDYLTVERSFASGVGFAIRLYWTTTRGATDVHGEAKLSGSERPMPKKLLYDFTLSGTDADNVEGITWGPTLPDGSRTLVLVADDNFGFNGSVTKFHLLSMRPEVLTGGFPAPPEQPSTVDVQLLSFNDFHGNLEPPTGRDANLGSKLDAKSTPVGGAEYLAARLKQLREGTDASLTVAAGDVIGASPFLSGLFHDEPTVESMEKLHLDVTSVGNHEFDEGTEELLRIQHGGCHPEDGCYIKDEPYDGSSFPWLAANVLDRTTGKPLLAPTWVKQVDGVKVGFIGMTLEGTSEVTGQSGIKSVRFTDEVETADSAARKLRRQGVEAIVVLLHEGGVQAGSYGQCDGISGPIVDIAKHLDPAIDAVVTGHTHQPYICSLPDPAGNPRTVTSASSFGRVVTETRLPVDRRTGDVVRDQVAAMNHLVTRTVTKNADQTAVIDKWKALSAPLANRVVGSVTADITRSETRDAESDLANLVADAQLAATSAPERGGAQIALMNPGGVRADLVHASSTGGEAPGEITYAEAFAVQPFAGSLVSVDLTGAQIEQILEEQFNDSGTRAPTLMLGVSKGLTYSFSRSAPVGDRIDPSSIKLNGEPLGPDTTYRVTANTFLAAGGDGFTTFAEGENTVGGGDDITALTDHLAAQSPVAPPGTDRVTELP, from the coding sequence ATGCCCAGCAACACACACCGGCACAGAGCCCGCCGCAGACGCGCGGTCCTCGGCTCCCTCACGACAGCCGCACTCCTCGGCGGACTCGCCCTCACCAACGGCCTCGTCGCGGACGCCGCCCCGGAAGCGGAAGGGGTCAAGCGCACCCAGAACGGCATCACCCTCCTCGACACGCTCACCGTCCCCGCCGGAACCACCGAGTTCGGCATGCCCTTCGGCGGCCTCTCCGGCATCGACTACGACCCGCAGACCCACACGTACGCGGCCCTCAGCGACGACCGTTCGGAGAACGGCAAGGCCCGCTTCTACTCGCTCCAACTGCCGCTCAAGGGCGAGGAGTTCGCGGAAGACAAGCCCACCCTCGACACCCTGACCGTCCTCGACGACACGACCGGTGAACCCTTCGCCGCCAAGGCCGTCGACCCGGAGGCGATCCGCTGGAACCCGGACGGCAAGGGTCTGCTGTGGACCAGTGAGGGCGCCTCGGCCTCCGGGCAGCCGGCGTTCGTCCGTGAGACGTCCGCGTCCGGCGCGTACATACGCGAACTCCCGCTGCCGAAGGCGTACGCCCCGGTCCGCTCGGAGTCGGGCACGCTCACCGCCGGGGTCCGCAACAACCAGGCGCTGGAAGGACTGACCCTCACCCCGGACGGCCGCAAGGTCGTCACGATCACCGAGAACGCGCTCGTCCAGGACGGCCCGGCGGCCGGACTGACGGCCAAGAGCCCGTCCCGGCTGCTGGTGACGGACCGCCGTACCGGCGAGGCGGAGGCCGAGCACGTCTACGAGGTCGACCCGATCTCCGCCGCGCCCACCGCCCCGCTGCCCGCCCCCGTCGGCACGTACGCGGCGGACCGGGGCGTCTCCGAGATCCTCGCGATCAACAAGACCGACTACCTCACCGTCGAGCGCTCCTTCGCGTCCGGTGTCGGTTTCGCGATCCGTCTGTACTGGACCACCACCCGAGGCGCGACGGACGTACACGGCGAGGCGAAGCTGTCCGGCTCGGAGCGGCCGATGCCGAAGAAGCTGCTGTACGACTTCACCCTGTCCGGCACGGACGCCGACAACGTCGAGGGCATCACCTGGGGCCCGACCCTGCCCGACGGCTCCCGCACGCTCGTCCTGGTCGCCGACGACAACTTCGGCTTCAACGGCAGCGTCACCAAGTTCCATCTGCTGTCCATGCGTCCCGAAGTCCTGACCGGCGGTTTCCCCGCTCCCCCCGAGCAGCCGTCCACCGTCGACGTCCAGCTGCTCTCCTTCAACGACTTCCACGGCAACCTGGAGCCGCCCACGGGCCGTGACGCCAACCTCGGTTCCAAGCTGGACGCGAAGTCCACGCCGGTCGGCGGCGCGGAGTACCTGGCGGCCCGGCTCAAGCAGCTCCGCGAGGGCACGGACGCCTCACTGACCGTCGCCGCCGGTGACGTCATAGGCGCCAGCCCCTTCCTCTCCGGCCTCTTCCACGACGAACCGACCGTCGAGTCCATGGAGAAACTGCACCTGGACGTCACGAGCGTCGGCAACCACGAATTCGACGAGGGCACCGAGGAACTGCTGCGCATCCAGCACGGCGGCTGCCACCCCGAGGACGGCTGCTACATCAAGGACGAGCCGTACGACGGCTCCTCCTTCCCGTGGCTCGCGGCCAACGTCCTCGACCGCACCACCGGCAAGCCGCTCCTCGCCCCCACCTGGGTCAAGCAGGTCGACGGCGTCAAGGTCGGCTTCATCGGCATGACCCTGGAGGGCACCTCCGAGGTCACCGGCCAGTCCGGCATCAAGTCCGTGCGCTTCACCGACGAGGTCGAGACCGCCGACTCCGCCGCCCGCAAGCTGCGCCGTCAGGGCGTCGAGGCGATCGTGGTCCTGCTCCACGAGGGCGGCGTGCAGGCCGGTTCGTACGGGCAGTGCGACGGCATCTCCGGACCGATCGTCGACATCGCGAAGCACCTGGACCCGGCCATCGACGCCGTCGTCACCGGCCACACCCACCAGCCGTACATCTGCTCCCTGCCCGACCCGGCGGGCAACCCGCGCACGGTCACCTCGGCCTCGTCCTTCGGCCGCGTCGTCACCGAGACGCGGCTCCCGGTGGACCGCCGTACCGGTGACGTCGTACGCGACCAGGTCGCCGCGATGAACCACCTCGTCACCCGCACCGTCACCAAGAACGCCGACCAGACGGCCGTCATCGACAAGTGGAAGGCGCTCTCCGCGCCCCTCGCCAACCGCGTCGTCGGCAGCGTCACCGCCGACATCACCCGCTCCGAGACCCGCGACGCCGAGTCGGACCTCGCGAACCTCGTCGCCGACGCCCAGCTGGCCGCGACCTCGGCACCCGAACGAGGCGGCGCCCAGATCGCGTTGATGAACCCCGGCGGCGTACGGGCGGACCTCGTCCACGCCTCCTCGACGGGCGGCGAGGCGCCGGGCGAGATCACCTACGCCGAGGCCTTCGCCGTACAGCCCTTCGCCGGGTCCCTGGTGTCGGTCGACCTCACCGGAGCGCAGATCGAGCAGATCCTGGAGGAACAGTTCAACGACTCCGGCACCCGCGCACCCACCCTCATGCTGGGCGTCTCCAAGGGCCTGACGTACTCCTTCTCCCGCAGCGCCCCGGTCGGCGACCGCATCGACCCGTCATCGATCAAGCTCAACGGTGAGCCGCTGGGGCCGGACACCACGTACCGCGTGACCGCCAACACCTTCCTCGCGGCAGGCGGCGACGGCTTCACCACCTTCGCCGAGGGCGAGAACACGGTCGGAGGCGGCGACGACATCACCGCACTGACCGACCACCTCGCGGCCCAGAGCCCCGTGGCACCGCCGGGGACGGATCGGGTGACCGAACTGCCCTGA
- a CDS encoding ABC transporter permease, whose protein sequence is MSSVLDVVLSSAFLAAVLRVATPYLLAAMGGLVAERAGISNIALEGQMLSAACTGALVAGYSGSVAAGAFAGVAVAVLLGLLLAALRLELGADAIIAGIGLNLLASGGTAYAVFTLLDDKGGTSGLNSGTLPTITLPGIEHIPVVGEVLSGQNMVTWLAFLAAPFVAWLFYRTRFGFHLRAVGEMPDAASSVGIAVRRVQYAGLALSGALAGLAGVFLSMGYVSFFVRDMTAGRGFIALAAVFLGGLRPWGVFLAALGFGAAEALAVQLGTLDVPPQLVSTIPYAMTLVALALYAWRRKRRGMGEVAPTSV, encoded by the coding sequence ATGAGTTCGGTCCTGGACGTCGTCCTCAGCAGCGCCTTCCTCGCGGCCGTCCTGCGCGTCGCGACCCCCTACCTGCTCGCGGCCATGGGCGGACTTGTCGCCGAACGCGCCGGCATCAGCAACATCGCCCTGGAGGGCCAGATGCTGAGCGCCGCCTGCACGGGCGCGCTGGTCGCCGGCTACAGCGGATCGGTAGCGGCCGGAGCTTTCGCCGGAGTCGCCGTGGCCGTGCTCCTCGGCCTGCTGCTCGCCGCGCTCCGCCTGGAACTGGGCGCCGACGCGATCATCGCCGGCATCGGACTCAACCTGCTCGCCTCCGGCGGCACCGCCTACGCCGTCTTCACCCTCCTCGACGACAAGGGTGGCACCTCCGGCCTCAACAGCGGCACCCTGCCGACGATCACCCTGCCCGGCATCGAGCACATCCCGGTGGTGGGCGAGGTGCTGAGCGGCCAGAACATGGTCACCTGGCTGGCCTTCCTCGCCGCCCCCTTCGTCGCCTGGCTCTTCTACCGGACCCGCTTCGGCTTCCACCTCCGCGCGGTCGGCGAGATGCCGGACGCCGCATCCTCGGTCGGCATCGCGGTACGGCGCGTCCAGTACGCCGGGCTCGCCCTCAGCGGCGCCCTCGCCGGCCTCGCCGGGGTCTTCCTCAGCATGGGATACGTCTCCTTCTTCGTCCGGGACATGACCGCCGGCCGCGGTTTCATCGCCCTCGCCGCGGTGTTCCTGGGCGGCCTGCGCCCCTGGGGCGTCTTCCTCGCCGCCCTCGGCTTCGGCGCGGCCGAGGCGCTGGCGGTCCAACTCGGCACCCTCGACGTACCACCACAGCTGGTGTCGACCATCCCGTACGCCATGACACTCGTCGCCCTCGCGCTGTACGCGTGGCGCAGGAAGCGGCGCGGCATGGGGGAGGTGGCCCCGACCTCGGTCTGA
- a CDS encoding ABC transporter ATP-binding protein: protein MNESWDPAGSAVATRAVTKTYANGVRAVRGVDLDVPAGEIRAVVGENGAGKSTLMKLFYGLEQPTSGEILIGGRPRVLRGPAPAIALGVGMVHQNLMLVPSFTVAQNVVLGVEPGRRGLVDAKAAVEATARLAEEAGLAVDPLARVDEVSVGMRQRAEILKALHRRARVLILDEPTAVLTPQETEDLFAAVRRLRDGGMTVLFISHKLREVREISDKVSVMRAGALVGTVATADTTQHSLAAMMVGREMSLDVARGPARRGGTTLRVRDLAYDAPTGQSLHGLDFDVAAGEIVGVAGIEGNGQTELAEILAGLRRPSAGTVRVGDTDTAGLDVAGHRRAGIGYVPEDRLHDGAALDESIADNLVVDRHDRPPLARRGVLRPAAVRAHAEQLVADYAIRTPDPSVPVRALSGGNMQKVVVARELSAAPRLLIACQVTRGVDIGAMRFMYERLVAARDEGAAVLLISADLTELLALSDRLLVLKDGHLVGRFDDTTGLTEKRVGLYMLGVEQHDRGRPAAGDDDDSGDSGKATAE, encoded by the coding sequence ATGAACGAGTCATGGGACCCGGCCGGGTCCGCCGTCGCCACCCGTGCGGTCACCAAGACGTACGCCAACGGTGTGCGCGCGGTCCGGGGCGTCGACCTCGACGTACCGGCCGGTGAGATCCGCGCGGTCGTCGGCGAGAACGGCGCGGGCAAGTCCACGCTGATGAAGCTGTTCTACGGCCTGGAGCAGCCCACGTCCGGCGAGATCCTGATCGGCGGCCGGCCCCGCGTGTTGCGCGGCCCGGCCCCCGCGATCGCGCTCGGCGTGGGCATGGTCCACCAGAACCTGATGCTGGTGCCGTCCTTCACGGTCGCCCAGAACGTCGTCCTCGGCGTCGAACCCGGCCGCCGGGGCCTGGTCGACGCCAAGGCGGCCGTCGAGGCGACCGCCCGCCTCGCCGAGGAGGCCGGACTCGCCGTCGACCCGCTGGCCCGCGTCGACGAGGTGTCGGTCGGCATGCGCCAGCGCGCCGAGATCCTCAAGGCCCTCCACCGCCGCGCCCGGGTACTGATCCTGGACGAGCCGACCGCCGTCCTCACCCCGCAGGAGACGGAGGACCTCTTCGCCGCCGTACGACGGTTGCGCGACGGTGGGATGACCGTGCTGTTCATCTCCCACAAGCTGCGCGAGGTACGGGAGATCAGCGACAAGGTGAGCGTGATGCGCGCCGGCGCCCTGGTCGGGACCGTCGCCACCGCCGACACCACCCAGCACTCCCTGGCCGCGATGATGGTCGGCCGCGAGATGTCCCTCGACGTCGCCCGGGGCCCAGCGAGGCGCGGCGGGACCACGCTGCGGGTGCGGGACCTGGCGTACGACGCCCCGACCGGCCAGTCCCTGCACGGCCTCGACTTCGACGTCGCGGCGGGCGAGATCGTCGGCGTGGCCGGCATCGAGGGCAACGGGCAGACCGAACTCGCCGAGATCCTGGCCGGGTTGCGCCGGCCGAGCGCGGGGACCGTCCGCGTCGGAGACACCGACACCGCCGGTCTGGACGTCGCGGGACACCGCCGGGCCGGCATCGGATACGTCCCCGAGGACCGCCTCCACGACGGGGCCGCCCTGGACGAGTCCATCGCCGACAACCTCGTCGTCGACCGGCACGACCGCCCGCCTCTCGCCCGCCGCGGCGTCCTGCGCCCGGCAGCCGTACGCGCCCACGCCGAGCAACTCGTCGCGGACTACGCGATCCGTACCCCCGACCCGTCCGTCCCGGTGCGCGCGCTGTCCGGCGGCAACATGCAGAAGGTCGTCGTCGCCCGCGAACTCTCCGCCGCGCCAAGGCTGTTGATCGCCTGCCAGGTCACGCGCGGCGTGGACATCGGCGCGATGCGCTTCATGTACGAGCGTCTCGTCGCCGCGCGGGACGAGGGCGCCGCCGTCCTCCTCATCTCCGCCGACCTCACCGAACTCCTCGCCCTCTCCGACCGGTTGCTCGTCCTCAAGGACGGCCACCTCGTCGGCCGCTTCGACGACACGACCGGCCTCACGGAGAAACGGGTCGGTCTGTACATGCTCGGCGTCGAGCAGCACGACCGTGGCCGGCCGGCAGCGGGGGACGACGACGATTCCGGCGACTCCGGGAAGGCGACCGCCGAATGA
- a CDS encoding ABC transporter permease, with protein MTTSPPATLIESEDRREYKATRRRGLAVDLSMTLATILAALAIGFLVMLATGKDPIAAYEALLTGPLERSFRVGRWLEDATTLTLLGLSVAIPFRARQISLGAESQLYAGALAAATVAIFLPLPPVAAVIVPLVAAAAAGAGMGFVPGSMKARLGANEIVATLMLNAIVVRVYDYLVNGPLKEPGSSAVHSERIQPDSALTPLTEWLGIPFGRANVGFLLMLLTAVALWLLITRTPLGYRIRMTGSNVHFAEYGGIRVPRAIEWSFVIGGAVAGLAGAHLVQGVYGRLEPGLAGSLAFEGIVVALLARNNPLVVVVAGLFYSYLRAGGDIMEQQTDVGTEIVVVIQAVIVLLVTAQALPDLLKRRLARRQADPSRKQSGAAHGEAGAR; from the coding sequence ATGACCACCAGCCCTCCGGCCACCCTCATCGAGAGCGAGGACCGCCGGGAGTACAAGGCCACCCGGCGCCGCGGCCTCGCCGTCGACCTCAGCATGACCCTGGCGACGATCCTGGCCGCCCTCGCCATCGGCTTCCTCGTGATGCTCGCCACCGGCAAGGACCCGATCGCGGCCTACGAGGCCTTGCTCACCGGCCCGTTGGAGCGTTCCTTCCGCGTCGGCCGCTGGCTGGAGGACGCCACCACACTCACCCTGCTCGGCCTGTCGGTGGCGATCCCCTTCCGGGCCCGGCAGATCAGCCTGGGCGCCGAAAGCCAGCTGTACGCCGGCGCGTTGGCGGCGGCCACGGTCGCGATCTTCCTGCCGCTGCCGCCGGTCGCCGCCGTGATCGTCCCGCTGGTCGCCGCGGCGGCGGCCGGGGCCGGCATGGGCTTCGTACCGGGATCGATGAAGGCCCGGCTCGGCGCCAACGAGATCGTGGCGACGCTGATGCTCAACGCCATCGTCGTCCGCGTCTACGACTACCTGGTCAACGGCCCGCTGAAGGAGCCGGGAAGCAGCGCCGTCCACTCGGAGCGCATCCAGCCGGACTCCGCCCTCACCCCGCTCACCGAATGGCTCGGCATCCCCTTCGGCCGCGCGAACGTCGGCTTCCTGCTGATGCTGCTCACCGCCGTCGCGCTGTGGCTGCTCATCACCCGTACCCCGCTCGGCTACCGCATCCGGATGACCGGCTCGAACGTCCACTTCGCCGAGTACGGCGGTATCCGGGTGCCCCGCGCCATCGAGTGGAGCTTCGTCATCGGCGGGGCCGTCGCGGGCCTGGCGGGAGCGCATCTCGTGCAGGGCGTGTACGGGCGGCTGGAGCCCGGGCTCGCCGGGAGCCTCGCCTTCGAGGGGATCGTGGTGGCGCTGCTCGCCCGCAACAACCCGCTGGTCGTCGTGGTCGCCGGCCTCTTCTACTCCTACCTGCGTGCCGGGGGAGACATCATGGAACAGCAGACCGACGTGGGCACGGAGATCGTGGTCGTGATCCAGGCGGTCATCGTGCTGCTGGTCACCGCCCAGGCCCTCCCGGACCTCCTCAAGCGCCGCCTCGCACGCAGGCAGGCCGACCCCTCGCGCAAGCAGTCCGGCGCCGCGCACGGGGAGGCGGGTGCCCGATGA